Proteins found in one Arachis stenosperma cultivar V10309 chromosome 8, arast.V10309.gnm1.PFL2, whole genome shotgun sequence genomic segment:
- the LOC130943857 gene encoding laccase-6 gives MKMANLLVISFMLCLGMLSTTIYNVKLIACASSNGVPTRLYDFKVQTKRVTKLCNTKDIVTINGKFPGPVVYAQEDDRIIVKVTNKTPFNITIHWHGIRQQLSCWYDGPSYITQCPIQSGQSFTYNFTVAKQKGTFFWHAHVSWLRGTVYGAMVVYPKANVHYPFKNPYQEHIILLGEYWIKDLQEIEHSTLASGGAPPRADAFTINGHPGPNYNCSTNDVYQLDVVPRKTYLLRLINAGLNTENFFAIANHKLTIVEADAEYTKPFTTDTVMLGPGQTLNVLVTADQPVGKYSMAVAPYKSGRIVHYQNVSAIACLNYLGAASNSLYLPAKLPKLDDKLAVKTVMDGLRSLNQVDVFKEIDKNLFITIGLNVQKCHSKTPKKNCQAMNNGVLAASMNNISFVNPNISILEAYYKNKKGSYTEDFPDRPSKFYNFVNGAPNNIPHDTQSLNGTRTKVLEYGSKVQLIFQDTGTVNIENHPMHFHGHSFYVVGYGTGNYNPQTAKFNLVDPPYMSTIGVPVGGWAAIRFVANNPGVWYMHCHIDIHQSWGLGMVFIVYNGKGESESLPSPPADLPQC, from the exons ATGAAAATGGCAAACTTATTAGTCATCTCATTTATGCTTTGTCTAGGTATGTTATCTACTACTATCTACAATGTGAAACTCATTGCATGTGCAAGTTCCAATGGAGTACCAACAAGGTTGTATGATTTCAAG GTACAAACTAAAAGAGTTACCAAACTTTGTAACACCAAGGATATTGTCACAATCAATGGCAAGTTTCCAGGACCTGTAGTTTATGCACAAGAAGATGATAGAATCATAGTCAAAGTTACCAATAAGACACCCTTCAATATCACAATTCACTG GCATGGTATCCGGCAACAGTTATCGTGTTGGTACGATGGGCCGTCCTATATCACGCAGTGCCCGATTCAATCAGGACAAAGTTTCACCTATAATTTTACGGTGGCAAAGCAGAAGGGAACCTTCTTTTGGCATGCACATGTTTCTTGGCTAAGAGGCACAGTTTATGGTGCAATGGTTGTTTACCCTAAGGCCAATGTTCATTACCCTTTCAAGAATCCGTATCAAGAGCACATAATCTTATTAG GAGAATATTGGATAAAGGATCTCCAAGAAATTGAGCATTCAACTCTAGCAAGTGGAGGAGCTCCTCCTAGAGCAGATGCATTCACCATTAATGGTCATCCAGGCCCCAACTATAATTGCTCCACTAATG ATGTCTATCAACTTGATGTGGTTCCTAGGAAGACATATTTGTTGAGGCTGATCAATGCTGGTTTAAACACTGAGAATTTCTTTGCCATTGCAAATCACAAACTAACAATTGTGGAAGCTGATGCTGAGTACACGAAGCCGTTCACCACGGACACGGTGATGTTAGGACCAGGCCAAACATTGAATGTCCTTGTCACTGCTGATCAACCCGTAGGGAAATACTCCATGGCTGTGGCGCCTTACAAATCAGGAAGAATTGTTCATTATCAAAACGTTTCAGCAATTGCTTGCTTAAACTATTTAGGAGCTGCATCTAATAGCTTATATTTGCCAGCTAAATTACCCAAACTCGACGATAAACTTGCCGTTAAGACAGTCATGGATGGATTAAGGAGCCTAAACCAAGTCGATGTCTTCAAAGAAATTGATAAAAACCTATTCATCACCATTGGATTGAATGTTCAAAAATGCCATTCAAAGACACCGAAGAAGAACTGCCAAGCCATGAATAACGGGGTGCTGGCAGCTTCGATGAACAACATAAGTTTTGTTAATCCGaatatttcaatcctggaagcATACTATAAGAATAAAAAAGGATCATATACCGAAGATTTTCCTGACAGACCATCTAAGTTCTACAACTTTGTCAATGGCGCACCTAATAACATTCCACATGACACACAGTCATTGAATGGGACTAGAACAAAAGTCCTTGAGTATGGTAGCAAGGTGCAACTCATTTTCCAGGACACTGGAACAGTAAACATTGAGAACCACCCAATGCATTTCCATGGCCACAGTTTCTATGTTGTAGGCTATGGTACAGGAAATTATAACCCTCAAACTGCGAAATTCAACTTAGTCGATCCTCCGTACATGAGCACGATTGGAGTTCCGGTTGGTGGATGGGCAGCAATTCGCTTTGTCGCCAATAATCCAG GCGTCTGGTATATGCATTGCCACATTGATATACACCAATCATGGGGGCTAGGCATGGTATTTATAGTTTACAACGGAAAAGGGGAATCCGAGTCCCTACCTTCTCCTCCAGCGGACCTGCCACAATGTTAG
- the LOC130943858 gene encoding pyridoxine/pyridoxamine 5'-phosphate oxidase 2 isoform X2, whose product MATVAWKQLLLNALESNSHLKHSTFFQLATVGTNGTPSNRTVVFRGFQDNTDNIQINTDARNRKIEELKRWPSAEICWYFTDSWEQFRIHGNIDIIDGANPDPLKLQQREKSWFANSLRSRSQYLGPNPGLPRLIEQAQPEVSLDPSTGPVDAFCLLILEPDQVDYLNLKSNQRLTFKTVVSAATDKSWVMERVNL is encoded by the exons ATGGCGACCGTGGCATGGAAGCAGCTCCTTCTGAACGCTCTTGAATCCAACTCTCATCTCAAGCACTCTACTTTCTTTCAGCTC GCAACGGTTGGAACCAACGGAACACCTTCCAACCGCACCGTTGTTTTCAG AGGATTCCAAGACAACACTGATAACATCCAAATCAACACTGATGCCCGCAATCGCAAg ATTGAAGAGCTCAAGCGTTGGCCCTCTGCTGag aTATGCTGGTACTTCACAGATTCTTGGGAGCAATTCCGGATACATGGGAACATAGATATCATTGACGGAGCGAATCCTGACCCACTGAAACTTCAG CAAAGAGAGAAATCATGGTTTGCGAATTCACTGAGATCAAGGTCACAATATTTAGGGCCGAACCCTGGTCTTCCGCGTCTAATAGAGCAAGCACAGCCAGAAGTATCTTTAGATCCTTCTACAGGTCCAGTTGATGCTTTTTGTCTGCTGATCCTAGAACCAGATCAG GTTGATTACTTGAATCTGAAGAGTAATCAGAGGCTCACTTTCAAAACAGTTGTTAGTGCTGCCACAGACAAAAGCTGGGTTATGGAAAGGGTCAACCTGTAA
- the LOC130943858 gene encoding pyridoxine/pyridoxamine 5'-phosphate oxidase 2 isoform X1: protein MATVAWKQLLLNALESNSHLKHSTFFQLATVGTNGTPSNRTVVFRGFQDNTDNIQINTDARNRKIEELKRWPSAEICWYFTDSWEQFRIHGNIDIIDGANPDPLKLQFILQQREKSWFANSLRSRSQYLGPNPGLPRLIEQAQPEVSLDPSTGPVDAFCLLILEPDQVDYLNLKSNQRLTFKTVVSAATDKSWVMERVNL from the exons ATGGCGACCGTGGCATGGAAGCAGCTCCTTCTGAACGCTCTTGAATCCAACTCTCATCTCAAGCACTCTACTTTCTTTCAGCTC GCAACGGTTGGAACCAACGGAACACCTTCCAACCGCACCGTTGTTTTCAG AGGATTCCAAGACAACACTGATAACATCCAAATCAACACTGATGCCCGCAATCGCAAg ATTGAAGAGCTCAAGCGTTGGCCCTCTGCTGag aTATGCTGGTACTTCACAGATTCTTGGGAGCAATTCCGGATACATGGGAACATAGATATCATTGACGGAGCGAATCCTGACCCACTGAAACTTCAG TTCATACTGCAGCAAAGAGAGAAATCATGGTTTGCGAATTCACTGAGATCAAGGTCACAATATTTAGGGCCGAACCCTGGTCTTCCGCGTCTAATAGAGCAAGCACAGCCAGAAGTATCTTTAGATCCTTCTACAGGTCCAGTTGATGCTTTTTGTCTGCTGATCCTAGAACCAGATCAG GTTGATTACTTGAATCTGAAGAGTAATCAGAGGCTCACTTTCAAAACAGTTGTTAGTGCTGCCACAGACAAAAGCTGGGTTATGGAAAGGGTCAACCTGTAA